A genomic stretch from Caulobacter sp. FWC2 includes:
- a CDS encoding S10 family peptidase, protein MRAYPLIAALGLAALAAQPVLAQEKPPAAEAPAKAPEKAKGEAADLAQATAEEDAQPKRGSVTVAGKVIGYTVTPGTVVIRNDDGEAVASMFYVAYVADRPKGSAPRPVTFTYNGGPGSSSMWLHMGSIGPVHVETPLVDVAAPAPYKITENHETMLDKTDIVFIDAIGTGLSRPIGKSKGPEFYGVDQDIDAFARGVMRYLTINDRWDSPKFLFGESYGTLRSAGLVHALQERGVQVNGVVLLSSILNYGVRQPGFDQIFVTYLPSYAATAWYHNRLPNRPATLEPFLTEVREWARGPYATAMAKGSDLSDAERAAIAKQMSAYTGLSEKFLLSVDLRVELSRFRKELLRDQARTVGRLDSRFKGIDVDAGGDSPEFDATDTSISGAYIGALNKYLFGTLGYKTKLSYRPNYYAQIGGGKWDQKHKAPGARGGGGQMALADTALDLSMAMRQNPKLKVLSLNGYYDMATPFFGAEYDLKHMQIDPTLQKNLTYKYYESGHMVYINPAVTTQFKKDLDGFYDSAKQSN, encoded by the coding sequence ATGCGTGCGTATCCGCTCATAGCCGCCCTGGGCCTGGCCGCCCTCGCGGCTCAGCCCGTCCTGGCTCAAGAGAAACCGCCGGCCGCCGAGGCCCCGGCCAAGGCGCCTGAAAAGGCCAAGGGCGAGGCCGCCGACCTGGCCCAGGCTACCGCCGAGGAAGACGCCCAGCCCAAGCGCGGCTCGGTCACGGTCGCCGGCAAGGTCATCGGCTACACCGTCACCCCTGGCACGGTCGTCATCCGCAACGACGACGGCGAGGCGGTGGCCTCGATGTTCTACGTCGCCTATGTCGCCGACCGCCCCAAGGGCTCGGCGCCGCGTCCGGTGACCTTCACCTATAACGGCGGCCCGGGTTCCTCGAGCATGTGGCTGCACATGGGCTCGATCGGTCCGGTGCACGTGGAGACTCCGCTGGTCGATGTCGCCGCGCCCGCGCCCTACAAGATCACCGAGAACCACGAGACGATGCTGGACAAGACCGACATCGTCTTCATCGACGCCATCGGCACCGGCCTGTCGCGGCCGATCGGCAAGTCGAAGGGACCGGAGTTCTATGGCGTCGACCAGGACATCGACGCCTTCGCGCGCGGCGTCATGCGCTACCTGACCATCAACGACCGCTGGGACAGCCCCAAGTTCCTGTTCGGCGAGAGCTACGGCACCCTGCGCTCGGCCGGCCTGGTTCACGCCCTGCAGGAGCGCGGCGTGCAGGTGAACGGCGTCGTCCTGCTGTCGTCGATCCTGAACTACGGCGTCCGCCAGCCGGGCTTCGACCAGATCTTCGTCACCTACCTGCCCAGCTACGCGGCCACGGCCTGGTACCACAACCGCCTGCCAAACCGCCCGGCGACCCTGGAACCGTTCCTGACCGAGGTGCGCGAATGGGCCCGTGGTCCTTACGCCACCGCCATGGCCAAGGGCTCGGACCTCAGCGACGCCGAGCGCGCCGCCATCGCCAAGCAGATGAGCGCCTATACCGGCCTGTCGGAGAAGTTCCTGCTCAGCGTCGATCTGCGCGTCGAACTTTCGCGGTTCCGCAAGGAGCTGCTGCGTGACCAGGCCCGCACGGTCGGCCGCCTGGACTCGCGCTTCAAGGGCATCGACGTGGACGCCGGCGGCGACAGCCCCGAGTTCGACGCCACCGACACCTCGATCAGCGGGGCCTATATCGGCGCGCTGAACAAGTATCTGTTCGGCACGCTGGGCTACAAGACCAAGCTCAGCTACCGGCCGAACTACTACGCCCAGATCGGCGGCGGGAAGTGGGACCAGAAGCACAAGGCGCCGGGCGCTCGTGGTGGCGGCGGCCAGATGGCCCTGGCCGACACGGCCCTCGACCTGTCGATGGCCATGCGCCAGAACCCGAAGCTGAAGGTGCTGTCGCTGAACGGCTATTACGACATGGCCACGCCGTTCTTCGGAGCGGAGTACGACCTGAAGCACATGCAGATCGACCCGACCCTGCAGAAGAACCTGACCTATAAGTACTACGAGTCCGGCCACATGGTTTACATCAACCCGGCGGTCACCACGCAGTTCAAGAAGGACCTGGACGGCTTCTACGACAGCGCGAAGCAAAGCAACTAA